Proteins from one Stenotrophomonas aracearum genomic window:
- a CDS encoding GGDEF domain-containing protein gives MPPELTAVLALCRNLPSPPGIALRIIELAQDPETDITTAADVIAIDMALSARMLRIANSPLYASRRRIENLGQALTMLGLNATISLALGFTVTQNLAATGQGQGQDVRARAWRRSILSALAASLLGQARGLRKAEELMLAGLLQDIGVLVLAQSEPDRYLPLLREARDNDELLALEREQLDCNHAEVGAWMGEQWDLPRYLVEAIAHSEAPATPEDTFQTCVALSGAVADIWLSADADAAREKALQQVNEALQLDSAQFDQVLARIGEALPEISALFETTLISPSRVQQLIDHAQELATLRNLREMQDAALARQRADEFEARANRLAEQAHRDALTGVLNRRQLEAVLEQEFLRATRHGWPLSVAFIDLDDFKKINDAHGHLLGDQVLRAFAGKLQEHLRNSDTVARFGGEEFIALLPNTTEPVALEVVRRVLGSIVNTPMAEVASGPLFVTFSAGVATQGGYERFADVQDLLKAADDVLYRSKNLGRNRVIARSPSPTPA, from the coding sequence CAGGATCCGGAAACCGACATCACCACGGCCGCGGACGTGATCGCCATCGACATGGCGCTCAGTGCGCGCATGCTGCGCATCGCCAACTCGCCGCTGTATGCCAGCCGCCGCCGGATCGAGAACCTGGGCCAGGCGCTGACCATGCTGGGCCTGAACGCGACCATCAGCCTGGCGCTGGGTTTCACCGTCACCCAGAACCTGGCCGCCACCGGGCAGGGCCAGGGCCAGGACGTGCGTGCGCGGGCCTGGCGGCGCAGCATCCTGAGCGCGCTGGCGGCCAGCCTGCTGGGCCAGGCGCGCGGCCTGCGCAAGGCCGAGGAACTGATGCTGGCCGGCCTGCTGCAGGACATCGGGGTGCTGGTGCTGGCCCAGAGCGAGCCGGACCGCTACCTGCCGCTGCTGCGCGAGGCGCGCGACAACGACGAACTGCTGGCGCTGGAGCGGGAACAGCTGGACTGCAACCACGCCGAGGTCGGCGCGTGGATGGGCGAACAGTGGGACCTGCCGCGCTATCTGGTCGAGGCGATTGCCCACAGCGAAGCGCCGGCCACCCCGGAAGACACCTTCCAGACCTGCGTGGCCCTGTCCGGGGCGGTCGCGGACATCTGGCTCAGCGCCGACGCCGACGCCGCGCGCGAAAAGGCCCTTCAGCAGGTCAACGAGGCCCTGCAGCTGGACAGCGCGCAGTTCGACCAGGTGCTGGCCCGGATCGGCGAAGCCCTGCCCGAGATCAGCGCACTGTTTGAAACCACGCTGATTTCGCCGTCCCGGGTGCAGCAGCTGATCGACCACGCCCAGGAGCTGGCGACCCTGCGCAACCTGCGTGAAATGCAGGACGCCGCCCTGGCCCGGCAGCGTGCGGACGAGTTCGAGGCGCGCGCCAACCGGCTGGCCGAACAGGCCCACCGCGATGCGCTCACCGGCGTGCTCAACCGCCGCCAGCTGGAGGCGGTGCTGGAGCAGGAATTCCTGCGCGCCACCCGGCATGGCTGGCCGCTGTCGGTGGCGTTCATCGACCTGGACGATTTCAAGAAGATCAACGACGCGCACGGCCACCTGCTCGGCGACCAGGTGCTGCGGGCCTTCGCCGGCAAGCTGCAGGAACACCTGCGCAACAGCGATACCGTGGCCCGCTTCGGCGGCGAGGAATTCATCGCGCTGCTGCCCAACACCACCGAACCGGTGGCACTGGAAGTGGTGCGGCGGGTGCTCGGCAGCATCGTCAACACGCCGATGGCCGAGGTGGCCAGCGGCCCGCTGTTCGTCACCTTCTCCGCCGGCGTGGCCACCCAGGGCGGGTATGAGCGTTTCGCCGATGTTCAGGACCTGTTGAAGGCCGCCGACGACGTGCTTTACCGTTCCAAGAACCTGGGGCGCAACCGCGTGATTGCGCGTTCGCCCAGCCCCACGCCGGCCTGA
- the frr gene encoding ribosome recycling factor has translation MLNDIKQDAQTRMAKSIDALKHSLTSIRTGRASPSLLDRVSVRAYGSEVPLNQVASISVSEGISLVITVFDKGMIKDVEKAIYASDLGLTPNVSGTVIRLNLPPPTEERRRELGKQVQKEGEGAKIAVRNIRQDANKAIGNLLKDKSISEDDKKRGEDDIQKLTDKAIKDVDSVVADKEKELMQV, from the coding sequence ATGCTCAACGATATCAAGCAGGACGCGCAGACGCGCATGGCAAAGAGCATCGATGCTCTGAAGCACTCCCTCACCTCCATCCGCACCGGGCGCGCTTCGCCGTCGCTGCTGGACCGCGTTTCGGTCCGTGCCTACGGCAGCGAAGTGCCGTTGAACCAGGTCGCCTCGATCTCCGTGTCCGAAGGCATCTCACTGGTCATCACCGTGTTCGACAAGGGCATGATCAAGGACGTCGAGAAGGCCATCTACGCCTCCGACCTGGGCCTGACCCCGAACGTCTCCGGCACCGTGATCCGCCTCAACCTGCCGCCGCCGACCGAAGAACGTCGCCGCGAGCTGGGCAAGCAGGTGCAGAAGGAAGGCGAAGGCGCCAAGATCGCCGTGCGCAACATCCGCCAGGACGCCAACAAGGCCATCGGCAACCTGCTCAAGGACAAGTCGATCAGCGAAGACGACAAGAAGCGCGGCGAAGACGACATCCAGAAGCTGACCGACAAGGCCATCAAGGACGTCGACAGTGTGGTCGCCGACAAGGAAAAGGAACTGATGCAGGTCTGA
- the pyrH gene encoding UMP kinase — translation MSNLTYRRILLKVSGEALMGDEDYGIDPKVINRLAREVIEAQQAGAEVALVIGGGNIFRGAGLAAGGMDRVTGDQMGMLATVINALAMQDALEKLGAKARVMSAIKINDVCEDYIRRRAIRHLEKGRLVIFAAGVGSPFFTTDSGAALRAIEIGADLLLKATKVDGVYDKDPNKYSDAVRFDSLTYDEVIRRGLEVMDTAAFALARDSDLPLRVFDMGQPGELLKILHGENIGTLVRGRDNA, via the coding sequence ATGTCCAATCTCACCTATCGCCGCATCCTGCTGAAAGTTTCCGGGGAGGCGCTGATGGGAGACGAGGACTATGGCATCGACCCCAAGGTGATCAACCGCCTGGCGCGTGAAGTGATCGAAGCCCAGCAGGCCGGTGCCGAAGTGGCGCTGGTCATCGGTGGCGGCAACATCTTCCGCGGCGCCGGCCTGGCGGCCGGTGGCATGGACCGCGTGACCGGCGACCAGATGGGCATGCTGGCCACGGTGATCAACGCGCTGGCCATGCAGGACGCGCTGGAGAAGCTGGGCGCGAAGGCCCGGGTGATGAGCGCGATCAAGATCAACGACGTGTGCGAGGACTACATCCGCCGCCGCGCCATCCGCCACCTGGAAAAGGGCCGCCTGGTGATCTTCGCCGCCGGCGTCGGCAGCCCGTTCTTCACCACCGACTCCGGTGCCGCGCTGCGTGCCATCGAGATCGGCGCGGACCTGCTGCTGAAGGCCACCAAGGTCGACGGCGTGTACGACAAGGACCCCAACAAGTACAGCGATGCGGTCCGTTTCGACAGCCTGACCTACGACGAAGTGATCCGCCGTGGGCTGGAAGTGATGGACACCGCCGCCTTCGCCCTGGCCCGCGACAGCGACCTGCCGCTGCGCGTGTTCGACATGGGCCAGCCGGGCGAACTGCTGAAGATCCTGCACGGCGAGAACATCGGCACCCTGGTCCGGGGCCGCGACAACGCCTGA